In one window of Pristiophorus japonicus isolate sPriJap1 chromosome 9, sPriJap1.hap1, whole genome shotgun sequence DNA:
- the LOC139272703 gene encoding thrombomodulin-like, protein MLAAVLCLCALVAAVRPERSSPQPLELEAEALPAVCVANLCYSLLREHRKFNMARNLCKAAGGDAMTVRSSVAADAISVLLQEERGQGPREAERRHYWLGLQLHQKACPHNASRLRGYRWVDGDADTDYDNWGPVSEDCGPRCATVSRGGEGQEGQESWSDQPCNKKTDGVLCEYRYNGSCPPLLQGGAANAGGAAQHNASRVTYRTPFGGRGSDLSALPAGTLAWLGSSPLVSWECAALGHNATAATYAWNSSGPAPWDCRLQNGGCQHLCLPRALGGFSCGCPAGQLLNPDRLTCSPPPPTPADPCQDAHCQHLCLQQQGKPFCLCRDGYTLDPIDNKSCHDVDECLEQPCEQRCINRPGSFSCHCYPGYQLAADGKCADINECARQPCAQLCSNTQGSFTCTCHSRYQPDPADHTSCVFYCESRTNPCDARSVGDDWYCPVGYILNDEKKTCFDYDECDAGECTQICTNTFGSYKCDCEVGFELQEDGSTCESQGSGSGDLPTGAATIPIPTTSSHQPPRASLSLGVVLGSIFAIAVVTLIFAGLGHHLHKKRGKWQTSTKYKSANSEQEVDLSQVTSAGDHKQQCQYTEDKSNVVT, encoded by the coding sequence atGCTGGCTGCCGTGCTGTGCCTGTGCGCTTTGGTGGCCGCCGTGCGGCCGGAGAGAAGCAGCCCGCAGCCGCTGGAGTTGGAGGCGGAGGCGCTGCCCGCCGTCTGCGTGGCCAACCTGTGCTACAGCCTACTGCGGGAGCACAGGAAGTTCAACATGGCCAGGAACCTGTGCAAGGCGGCCGGCGGAGACGCGATGACCGTGCGCTCGTCGGTGGCGGCCGATGCCATCtcggtgctgctgcaggaggagcGGGGGCAGGGGCCGCGGGAGGCGGAGCGCCGCCACTACTGGCTGGGGCTGCAGCTGCACCAGAAGGCGTGCCCCCACAACGCCAGCCGCCTGCGGGGCTACCGCTGGGTGGACGGCGACGCCGACACCGACTACGACAACTGGGGGCCGGTGTCGGAGGACtgcgggccacgctgcgccaccgtGTCCcgcgggggcgaggggcaggaggggcagGAGAGCTGGTCCGACCAGCCGTGCAACAAGAAAACCGACGGCGTGCTGTGCGAGTACCGCTACAACGGCAGCTGCCCGCCGCTGCTGCAGGGGGGCGCTGCTAACGCCGGCGGTGCCGCCCAGCACAACGCCTCCCGGGTCACCTACCGCACCCCGTTCGGCGGCCGCGGCTCCGACCTGTCGGCGCTGCCCGCCGGCACCCTGGCTTGGCTGGGATCGTCGCCGCTGGTCAGCTGGGAGTGCGCGGCGCTGGGCCACAACGCCACCGCCGCCACTTACGCCTGGAACAGCAGCGGCCCGGCGCCCTGGGACTGCCGGCTGCAGAACGGCGGCTGCCAGCACCTGTGCCTGCCCCGGGCCCTGGGGGGCTTCAGTTGCGGCTGCCCCGCCGGCCAACTGCTGAACCCGGACCGTCTGACCTGCTCCCCCCCGCCGCCGACCCCCGCCGACCCGTGCCAGGACGCCCACTGCCAGCACCTGTGCCTGCAGCAGCAGGGCAAGCCGTTCTGCCTGTGCCGGGACGGCTACACGCTGGACCCCATCGACAACAAGAGTTGCCACGACGTGGACGAGTGCCTGGAGCAGCCGTGCGAGCAGAGGTGCATCAACAGGCCGGGCAGCTTCTCCTGCCACTGCTACCCCGGCTACCAGCTGGCCGCCGACGGCAAGTGCGCCGATATCAACGAGTGCGCCCGGCAGCCCTGCGCCCAACTCTGCTCCAACACCCAGGGCAGCTTCACCTGCACCTGTCACTCCAGGTACCAGCCCGATCCCGCCGACCACACCAGCTGCGTCTTCTACTGCGAGAGCCGCACTAACCCCTGCGACGCCCGCTCGGTGGGGGACGATTGGTACTGCCCGGTGGGCTACATCCTGAACGACGAGAAGAAGACATGCTTCGACTACGACGAGTGCGACGCGGGCGAGTGCACCCAGATCTGCACCAACACTTTCGGCAGCTACAAGTGCGACTGCGAAGTCGGCTTCGAACTCCAGGAGGACGGGTCGACCTGCGAAAGCCAAGGGTCGGGCAGTGGGGACCTGCCGACGGGCGCCGCCACCATCCCCATCCCAACAACGTCCAGCCACCAACCCCCCAGAGCCAGCCTGTCACTCGGGGTTGTCCTCGGCAGCATCTTTGCCATCGCGGTGGTGACTTTAATATTTGCCGGCCTGGGACACCATCTGCACAAAAAGCGGGGCAAGTGGCAGACGTCGACCAAGTACAAATCCGCCAATTCGGAGCAGGAGGTTGATCTCAGCCAGGTCACTTCTGCAGGTGACCACAAACAGCAGTGTCAATACACTGAGGACAAGTCCAACGTGGTGACCTGA